In a single window of the Entelurus aequoreus isolate RoL-2023_Sb linkage group LG16, RoL_Eaeq_v1.1, whole genome shotgun sequence genome:
- the LOC133631144 gene encoding E3 ubiquitin-protein ligase ZNRF2-like, which yields MGTRASRLQEDPVPSVLSKDATKRDSYRRPRCARPTSLMVDFSGSFEDTEVNLSRSEEGSDSDLGQHGASADGSPADHHSIPASMNQASPAADDDNSEGKPEEDVGTTPEAAVNAEHQPGEETGRTPHRTFSERLPGNRHNGGRSVGARSARVRGAHQRPVSEAWIGMYRVNNRHGNIRCPFCSKPFPGGRIEDHLLSCLTSPPLPYNTDVLSKDSGECSICLEDLVQGETIARLACLCVYHKSCIDAWAKVKPCCPEHPSD from the exons ATGGGCACCAGGGCGAGTCGCCTTCAGGAGGATCCGGTGCCGTCTGTCCTCAGCAAAGACGCCACCAAGCGGGATTCGTACCGGCGGCCCCGCTGCGCCAGGCCTACCAGCCTCATGGTGGACTTCTCGGGGAGCTTCGAGGACACCGAAGTCAACCTGAGCCGCTCGGAGGAAGGCAGCGACTCTGACCTGGGCCAGCATGGCGCTAGCGCCGACGGCAGCCCGGCTGACCACCACAGCATCCCGGCGAGCATGAACCAGGCGTCTCCGGCGGCGGACGACGACAACAGCGAGGGCAAGCCCGAGGAGGACGTCGGCACGACCCCGGAGGCTGCCGTTAACGCGGAGCACCAGCCCGGGGAGGAAACAGGCCGCACGCCGCACCGCACTTTCTCCGAGCGGCTCCCCGGAAACCGACACAACGGGGGCCGCAGCGTCGGTGCCAGGTCGGCTCGGGTTCGGGGCGCACACCAGCGGCCGGTGTCCGAGGCTTGGATCGGCATGTACCGTGTCAACAACCGCCATGGAA ATATCCGCTGTCCTTTCTGCTCCAAGCCTTTTCCCGGAGGTCGGATTGAGGATCACCTGTTGAGCTGTCTGACATCCCCGCCGCTTCCTTACAACA cGGATGTGCTGAGCAAAGACAGCGGTGAGTGTTCCATCTGTTTGGAGGATCTGGTGCAGGGCGAGACCATCGCCAGGCTTGCTTGCCTCTGCGTCTACCACAAGAG CTGCATTGACGCCTGGGCCAAAGTGAAGCCCTGCTGTCCCGAGCATCCCTCAGACTGA